From Phaeodactylum tricornutum CCAP 1055/1 chromosome 11, complete sequence, one genomic window encodes:
- a CDS encoding predicted protein, translating into MPVSVAVQRPGRQSGSADRTSVRNPPTLPGRKKHSSAASPTMSVTNPVVASLPKKSPHPYSSLALSPDRTHAVTASKDTIQILRVGADGLSLLQAIPIAQHFQTATTGDHRAMGRIHEDVRDSFASFGLGSKTAAAPQPNLAMNVVITSVAWSHQPTKGVPPTTASVYTHTEGASKSGASDKGEQTPLGANTFLAVAGSNGVIVVWNADALLQGSGHATPHEVVLNPHNRAVNRLAWHPTRLLLLSASQDGTVKLWERRKQSKPPPAQGRRESKQFSLFRSMNTTSASVQTYSWYCRLNFEPKSEAVRDIAWSPFYDDVFALVTTSGSLVAYNMHLPKPAMLKMTAHAGDATSIDWHPTKPNILATGGASDRCVKIWDLVSYLSLNKDENNLAANYETVTSRADSVNTEASSDTERGSHTVSFGLTSLFPTVPRLTGTLGSSANLDRSRHKSQTDKAMLHVLYISASVTRLRWRLPANDKFLLEDEDRHSSMLAVATAPIKGASAGFPGLLGLWSFHRPFMPLSVVEGHREGAVMDFDWLDTPQPKQNDTGRSLSTARMLSSIDLRGDKRGGSSRLQGSTNEADSTRDTGEADEYDKPIGIWQHVISVGRDGRCLLQSFVRGDRPISRVPPSCFAMANLSPFQRGYGSLQVFSVCQQIPSGPRENFLVTGLRNDSITAQAPGVFRELPSETSVDPAAFLLRNHWMSKKSMPSETPTLVFNVLDQGELDHEAKPVGQSQQALTIAPEVVHLSRFAESYVLYPSESFPTRKALCVENGEIAMSLNCGPLAHMWRLLASMLESALLDGLPEKGSEPGNIMQFVLLPTIKGILEERADAGDVQSCVALCEVLDVLTPDQTTRVPGLELNLVREWYLSYIDLLRDMCLFSHASLLIRSCKDPFIGALNQQSTIIYESCPSCGKPLQSSESGGASTLDGTVRRACKSCRRRIGHGGHMEHALQWFGGLSGKPVREMCPTGCGHKCNMMQPLSAFPRTESLRDLAQSDHMEIIP; encoded by the exons ATGCCTGTATCGGTGGCAGTCCAACGGCCAGGCCGCCAGTCGGGATCGGCCGACCGCACCTCCGTCCGGAATCCTCCGACGCTCCCGGGCCGGAAAAAGCACTCGTCCGCCGCGTCTCCCACAATGTCGGTCACCAATCCGGTCGTGGCGTCGCTCCCGAAAAAATCCCCGCATCCGTATTCGTCCCTGGCGTTGTCGCCCGATCGAACGCACGCCGTGACGGCGAGCAAGGATACCATCCAAATTCTGAGGGTCGGTGCGGATGGCCTGTCCCTTCTACAGGCGATCCCGATCGCTCAGCACTTTCAAACCGCCACTACCGGAGATCATCGTGCCATGGGAAGAATACACGAAGATGTTCGGGATAGTTTCGCTTCCTTTGGTTTGGGCTCCAAAACCGCCGCGGCTCCCCAACCGAATCTCGCGATGAACGTCGTCATTACCAGTGTTGCGTGGAGCCATCAGCCTACCAAGGGGGTGCCACCCACCACGGCGTCGGTGTATACGCATACGGAAGGCGCTAGTAAAAGTGGGGCGTCGGATAAGGGAGAGCAGACTCCTCTCGGCGCCAACACTTTCTTGGCGGTGGCGGGGTCCAACGGAGTCATTGTGGTATGGAATGCGGACGCCTTGTTGCAGGGATCGGGGCACGCGACACCGCACGAAGTTGTACTCAATCCACACAATCGTGCCGTCAATCGTTTGGCTTGGCATCCGACACGACTTTTGCTGCTGTCGGCCTCCCAAGATGGGACGGTAAAGCTCTGGGAACGTCGCAAACAATCGAAGCCGCCCCCGGCCCAAGGAAGGAGAGAATCCAAACAATTTAGTCTATTTCGGAGTATGAATACGACCTCAGCGTCGGTGCAGACGTATTCCTGGTATTGTCGTTTAAACTTTGAGCCGAAGAGTGAAGCCGTTCGGGATATTGCGTGGAGCCCTTTTTACGATGATG TTTTTGCTCTAGTCACAACGAGCGGCTCACTCGTCGCTTACAATATGCACCTACCCAAGCCAGCCATGCTCAAGATGACGGCTCACGCCGGTGACGCTACTTCTATCGATTGGCATCCGACGAAACCGAATATTCTCGCAACGGGAGGGGCTAGTGACCGATGCGTCAAGATTTGGGATCTAGTATCCTACTTATCCCTCAACAAAGATGAAAATAACCTTGCCGCCAACTACGAAACCGTAACAAGTCGTGCCGATTCAGTCAACACAGAGGCTTCTTCCGACACCGAACGGGGCAG TCACACTGTTTCGTTCGGGCTCACGTCGTTGTTCCCCACCGTCCCGCGGTTGACTGGAACCCTTGGATCCTCCGCCAATTTGGACCGATCGAGACACAAAAGCCAAACGGACAAGGCCATGCTTCACGTCTTGTACATTTCCGCTTCCGTCACTCGTCTGCGATGGAGGCTGCCAGCAAACGACAAAtttttgttggaagatgAAGATCGGCACTCGTCTATGTTAGCGGTAGCAACCGCTCCCATCAAAGGTGCAAGCGCGGGCTTTCCTGGACTTTTGGGCTTGTGGTCATTTCATAGACCCTTTATGCCACTTAGCGTAGTCGAAGGGCATCGGGAAGGAGCTGTAATGGACTTTGATTGGTTGGATACTCcgcaaccaaaacaaaatgaCACCGGGCGTTCGCTATCCACAGCGAGAATGTTGTCATCGATAGACTTGAGAGGGGATAAACGAGGAGGAAGCTCTCGACTTCAGGGAAGCACAAACGAAGCAGATTCGACACGTGATACGGGTGAAGCTGACGAATATGATAAGCCCATCGGGATTTGGCAGCACGTAATTAGCGTTGGAAGGGACGGACGGTGTTTGTTGCAAAGTTTTGTACGCG GAGACCGACCCATTTCGCGCGTACCACCGTCCTGCTTTGCTATGGCGAACCTGTCTCCTTTTCAGAGGGGATATGGTTCGCTTCAAGTTTTTTCAGTCTGTCAACAAATTCCCTCTGGTCCACGGGAGAATTTCCTAGTAACAGGGCTAAGAAACGACAGCATCACAGCTCAGGCACCAGGAGTTTTTCGAGAGCTACCGAGCGAGACATCAGTCGATCCTGCAGCCTTTCTTCTGAGAAACCATTGGATGTCAAAGAAAAGTATGCCTTCGGAGACGCCGACACTGGTCTTCAATGTCTTGGACCAAGGGGAACTGGACCACGAGGCCAAGCCAGTGGGGCAGTCACAGCAAGCTCTTACGATTGCACCAGAGGTGGTACATCTGTCCCGCTTTGCAGAATCGTACGTCTTGTATCCCAGCGAATCCTTTCCTACTAGGAAGGCTTTGTGTGTGGAGAATGGAGAAATTGCAATGAGTTTGAATTGTGGCCCACTTGCGCACATGTGGCGATTACTGGCGTCTATGCTAGAGAGCGCCCTCCTGGATGGCCTACCAGAGAAAGGCTCGGAACCGGGTAACATTATGCAATTCGTTCTTCTGCCAACAATCAAGGGAATTCTTGAGGAGCGGGCGGACGCTGGTGATGTGCAGAGCTGTGTGGCCTTGTGTGAAGTTTTGGATGTGTTGACGCCGGATCAGACCACCCGTGTTCCCGGTCTCGAGCTAAATCTTGTTCGAGAATGGTATCTCTCGTACATAGATCTGTTGCGAGACATGTGCCTCTTCTCACATGCTTCACTACTTATTCGGAGCTGCAAAGACCCCTTCATTGGAGCTTTGAACCAGCAATCCACAAT AATCTACGAATCATGTCCAAGCTGCGGTAAGCCATTGCAGTCGTCCGAAAGTGGAGGTGCAAGCACATTGGACGGCACTGTTCGACGTGCTTGTAAGAGCTGCCGACGTCGAATCG
- a CDS encoding predicted protein: TSAFPLFVLASAILGIAKPQTLTWVNQGNLISVMLASVMCGTGLTLEMHDFKTVFQKDWGSVPLGVLCQFLIMPLAAFVVGRTFLFSSGPTGPSLFLGLCLVGCSPGGTASNLVSLIAQADVALSVILTTCSTVLAVLATPLLVKLLVGSTVAVSGVALVQATARVVLLPVLLGMILNAKLPRLARFLSRFTPFASVLLVSLICGGVVAQNASMLLHSPASAANLSVIGVAVLMLHSLGFAAGYLIPKFLFGKSERSSRTIAIEVGMQNSALAVVLARSIGAPPIASLPGALSATAHSCLGSLLAAYWRIKGDPDGDGV; the protein is encoded by the coding sequence ACCTCGGCGTTTCCCCTATTCGTGCTAGCTTCGGCCATTCTGGGTATTGCCAAGCCACAGACTCTCACGTGGGTCAATCAGGGGAATCTCATTTCGGTCATGCTCGCGAGTGTCATGTGTGGCACGGGCTTGACCTTGGAAATGCACGACTTTAAAACcgtttttcaaaaagatTGGGGATCAGTCCCACTTGGGGTACTCTGTCAGTTTCTTATCATGCCACTCGCGGCCTTTGTGGTTGGTCGAACGTTCCTGTTCTCGTCCGGACCCACTGGTCCGTCTCTCTTCTTGGGACTCTGCCTCGTGGGATGCTCACCGGGAGGGACTGCGAGCAACTTGGTGTCGCTCATCGCCCAGGCCGATGTGGCCTTGTCCGTGATTCTCACCACCTGTTCCACCGTACTCGCCGTCCTTGCCACGCCGTTGCTGGTCAAGCTCTTGGTCGGTAGTACGGTGGCGGTCTCGGGTGTGGCCCTGGTACAAGCCACGGCGCGCGTGGTCCTCCTTCCGGTGTTGTTGGGAATGATACTCAACGCCAAATTGCCGCGATTGGCTCGTTTTCTCAGTCGTTTCACTCCGTTTGCTTCCGTACTGCTGGTTAGCTTGATTTGTGGCGGGGTCGTTGCACAAAACGCGTCCATGCTACTACACTCACCGGCATCCGCAGCCAACTTGTCGGTAATTGGTGTAGCCGTTCTTATGCTTCATTCTCTCGGGTTTGCCGCTGGCTACCTGATTCCCAAATTCCTGTTTGGCAAATCCGAACGATCCTCCCGAACCATTGCCATTGAAGTTGGCATGCAAAATTCCGCTTTGGCGGTAGTACTGGCCCGATCCATTGGGGCGCCGCCAATTGCCAGCTTGCCGGGGGCGCTCTCGGCGACCGCCCATTCCTGTCTCGGGAGTCTCCTGGCAGCCTACTGGCGGATCAAGGGTGATCCGGACGGAGATGGCGTA
- a CDS encoding predicted protein, with protein FGTLDSSSDSIFYSDPRFVEHVDDQAVGILTSYVSQTVAHIPDAAVLDLCSSWTSHLEPKVSCARVAGLGMNAKELQANAVLTEWTVQDLNKNANLPYASGSFDTIFCQLSIDYLRQPLEVCREIGRVLKSGGTAHVLFSNRLFLSKAVGIWTGADDIDHAFTVGAYFHFCRDGLFRDIQAKDLSVRKGRNQRISGDPLYVVTATRI; from the coding sequence TTTGGAACATTGGATTCATCGAGCGATAGCATTTTCTATAGTGATCCTCGTTTCGTGGAGCATGTAGATGATCAGGCGGTTGGGATACTCACATCCTACGTTTCACAAACAGTTGCACATATTCCCGACGCGGCCGTCCTCGATCTCTGCTCCAGCTGGACCAGTCATTTGGAACCCAAAGTATCTTGTGCACGAGTCGCCGGTCTGGGCATGAATGCCAAAGAACTACAAGCCAACGCAGTCCTTACCGAATGGACCGTCCAGGATTTGAACAAGAATGCAAACCTACCCTACGCATCGGGATCCTTCGATACCATCTTTTGCCAATTGAGTATCGACTACTTGCGCCAGCCACTGGAAGTGTGCCGAGAAATAGGTCGTGTATTGAAATCCGGTGGAACCGCTCACGTTTTGTTTTCCAATCGCTTGTTTTTAAGCAAGGCTGTTGGTATTTGGACGGGTGCCGATGACATTGATCATGCGTTCACGGTAGGAGCCTACTTTCATTTCTGCCGAGACGGTCTCTTTCGAGACATTCAAGCCAAAGACTTGTCGGTACGGAAAGGGCGAAACCAAAGAATATCAGGTGATCCTCTCTACGTTGTAACTGCTACCAGAATATAG
- a CDS encoding predicted protein, with amino-acid sequence VIGSDESGSGCIAGPVVTASCCVRDNAADGLWIDGVDDSKSLSTKDRERIYEAIVQNPSRYLWSIQERSAAEIDEQSATNATLNCFQDSIEDVVSQLRAEYPHCQPYSIVDGHRSPKVDGCTSRPWKQGDAYVYTVALASILARVTRDRHMALAAVKYPLYDFDRNGGYPSRAHTEILHQHGYSPIHRQSCKPV; translated from the coding sequence GTGATTGGCAGCGACGAATCCGGCAGTGGATGCATTGCCGGTCCCGTTGTGACCGCCAGTTGTTGCGTGCGGGACAACGCCGCCGATGGTCTCTGGATTGATGGAGTGGACGACAGCAAATCGCTCTCCACAAAGGATCGGGAACGAATTTATGAAGCAATCGTCCAGAATCCGTCCCGGTACCTTTGGAGTATCCAGGAAAGATCAGCTGCCGAGATTGACGAACAATCTGCGACAAACGCCACCCTCAACTGCTTTCAAGATTCCATCGAGGACGTGGTGTCCCAACTCCGTGCGGAATATCCCCACTGCCAGCCATACAGTATCGTGGATGGACATCGGTCGCCCAAAGTGGACGGGTGTACCTCGCGACCGTGGAAACAAGGAGATGCTTACGTGTACACGGTGGCCTTGGCTTCCATCCTGGCCCGCGTCACACGAGATCGCCACATGGCCTTGGCCGCCGTCAAGTACCCGTTGTACGACTTTGATCGGAACGGAGGCTACCCGTCCAGAGCCCATACGGAGATACTGCACCAGCACGGCTATTCCCCCATCCACCGACAGTCTTGCAAACCCGTG
- a CDS encoding predicted protein, translating to MVLAELGGKLRDSLRKLQSASTQGVTEKEVDALLSDVARALIEADVNVKLVMQLRASIKGKVEDLLDDDDEKQPNVRAQRDLAKTIQRAVVDELVALLSPTYAQKAYTMRKGKPNVVLFVGLQGAGKTTSIAKFAHYYQRRGWKTAMVCADTFRAGAFDQLKQNATKLRVPFYGSYTEADPVVIAEDGVRQFVKDRYEVIIVDTSGRHKQESALFDEMQEISEAVRPDNTVLVMDATQGQAVYDQALAFHNAVDVGAVIVTKLDGHAKGGGALSAVAATSSPILFLGSGEHFDDLDPFNAQSFVSKLLGFGDVRGLMDAMKSVTDSKTQEQLMERMSKGEFTLRMMYQQFEKVMSMGPLNKLVGMMPGMPDYLVPKGGDQQATDRLRKFMIMMDSMNNAELDGKIDMHVKDDPQIESRIRRIAAGSGSHPNEVKMLLLAHKQFEGMVSKMGKSGLMGKGAQQRQAQLQAQMRKNPNFINQRLNQMDPRMLQQMGGRESVMAMMQQMAKGG from the exons ATGGTACTCGCCGAGTTGGGTGGGAAATTGCGGGACTCTTTGCGCAAGTTACAGTCGGCTTCCACGCAGGGCGTCACGGAAAAGGAAGTCGATGCGCTGTTGAGCGACGTTGCCCGGGCCCTCATTGAAGCCGACGTCAACGTCAAACTGGTCATGCAGTTGCGGGCGTCAATCAAGGGCAAGGTGGAGGATTtactggacgacgacgatgaaaaACAACCAAACGTGCGGGCCCAACGCGATTTGGCCAAAACGATCCAACGTGCGGTCGTCGATGAACTCGTCGCCCTCTTGTCGCCGACCTATGCGCAAAAGGCCTACACGATGCGCAAGGGAAAACCCAACGTCGTATTATTCGTCGGACTCCAGGGTGCCGGAAAGACTACTTCTATTGCCAAATTCGCGCATTATTATCAACGTCGTGGGTGGAAGACGGCCATGGTCTGTGCCGATACTTTTCGCGCCGGCGCTTTTGATCAGCTCAAACAAAACGCCACCAAACTGCGGGTTCCCTTCTACGGTTCCTACACGGAAGCAGATCCGGTAGTGATCGCCGAAGACGGAGTCAGACAGTTCGTCAAGGATCGGTACGAAGTCATCATTGTCGATACGTCCGGGCGACACAAGCAGGAGTCGGCCTTGTTTGACGAAATGCAAGAAATATCGGAGGCGGTGCGCCCGGACAATACCGTTCTTGTCATGGACGCGACGCAAGGACAGGCGGTTTACGATCAAGCATTGGCTTTTCACAATGCTGTGGATGTAGGTGCCGTCATCGTTACGAAACTGGATGGCCACGCCAAAGGTGGCGGGGCCTTGTCGGCTGTCGCAGCCACGTCTTCTCCCATTTTGTTTCTCGGATCGGGAGAACATTTTGACGACCTTGATCCGTTTAACGCCCAGTCGTTTGTTTCCAAACTTTTGGGATTTGGGGACGTGCGGGGATTGATGGATGCCATGAAATCGGTGACGGATTCAAAAACCCAGGAACAACTTATGGAACGCATGTCCAAGGGAGAATTCACTTTGCGGATGATGTACCAGCAGTTTGAGAAAGTCATGAGTATGGGC CCTTTGAACAAACTGGTTGGAATGATGCCAGGT ATGCCAGATTATCTCGTACCGAAAGGGGGCGATCAGCAAGCCACGGATCGCTTGCGAAAATTCATGATCATGATGGATTCCATGAACAATGCCGAATTGGATGGAAAAATTGATATGCATGTAAAGGACGATCCACAAATTGAATCGCGGATTCGCCGGATTGCCGCGGGCTCGGGGTCGCACCCCAACGAGGTGAAAATGCTCCTCCTGGCACACAAGCAGTTCGAAGGAATGGTCTCCAAAATGGGAAAATCTGGGCTCATGGGCAAGGGCGCCCAGCAACGTCAAGCTCAGTTACAAGCGCAAATGCGCAAAAATCCTAACTTTATCAATCAACGCTTGAATCAGATGGATCCACGCATGTTGCAGCAAATGGGAGGCCGTGAAAGTGTTATGGCCATGATGCAGCAAATGGCCAAGGGCGGA